The Anas platyrhynchos isolate ZD024472 breed Pekin duck chromosome 1, IASCAAS_PekinDuck_T2T, whole genome shotgun sequence genomic sequence AGCTGCAATCCAGAGGCTAAAAAGCAAAACCttagcaaggaaaacaaaacaaaaaaaaaaaccctcgtgtaattacattttaattttaaatattttatgtttaccTTCTGCATTAGAGGCCTGATTCATGATTCTGCATCACTGCAATACACTAGGAGTCAAGAAGCTGCAAAACTGGAACTGAGACAGAAGTGGCACGCTTGGATACCTACAGGACTTGTGCTGTGCTTGATCttgttaaaaagttttaaaagtcaGTGGGATAGAGTTCCATATGTATATTTCTAAAGAATTCGTAATACCATTGTGAAACTGCTGTATCAAAATCATGAATTGTTTTTGAATAAGCtgacagcaaataaaattttcagACTCATTTTTGTGGCAAATAAGcccaaaattttcaaaaatttcaattttcaaaagcagtggTGGTCTGGACTCCCACAGTATTATAACACCAAGCTGCAACGTCAAGAAATCAGGGCCCACAAGACAATGTTATGAGCTTCAAAatcatatttgaaataatgaaattcagtgttatttttaaatcaaataaaatgcCTGGGTTTGATTCAGTTTGGGGTGGTTCCacttaaaattcagcaaaacaacaacaacaaaaaaatgcttaaGATTCCTCACTGGTGAAAACTGTCTCTGTGAGACTGTTAAATAACACCAATGGAGTCTTGGAGAGTGTGTTAAGAAAGCACACACCCTGGGGtggttcagcctggaggaaaggaggctcagggaggatcttatcaatgtctataaatatctgaaggaaGGATGCAGtgaagacagagccaggctaATTTTATTGGTGCCCAGTGCCTGGACAAGAAGCAgcgggcacaaactggaacacaagaggttcTGTCTGAACATGAGGAAGCATTTCTTTACCGTATGGGTGATGGAGGACTGGCatagattgcccagagaagttgtagaATCCCCCACcatggagatcttcaaaagccacctgggcatggtcctgggcaacctgcttgagcagggtggTTGAatcagatggcctccagagggccctgccaacctcaaccattGTGTAATTCTGTGATACAGACTCAAACCTCCTTACTCACCTTGTAAGCCAGACCCCATAAAGCTGGTCGTCCAATAAAGACACATTTTGCTCCCAGTGCCAGCGCTTTTAATACATCACTTCCTTTCCGTATTCCACCATCTAAATAGACTTCGATTCTGCCTTGTACTGCCTCCACAACTTCACTCAGAGCATCAATCTGCAAAGAAACAGCCACTCACAACTTGGGATCAGCTTTTGATTGTAAGACAAAAAGGAGATAACCCACATAAACAGAAAGGTATACAACACTTTAATAGCATAAGTTGtcaaaatgaaaccaaacaaTTAGTCATGAATAGCTTGGTATCAAAAGTTGCACAACATAGTGCATCTCTATGCTCTAGTTGTCAGGTAGCCAGTTCTATTTTATAATGTTTTCCTTACATTGATATTCTTTCCAGCACTTCTGATAAGtgaaaaagaagtattttcacTTGCTTTCTGATTAAATTTtgaaagactttaaaaataaatttcattgtAAATAATACTTTAATTTGAGACAATGATGAAAGATAGGTGTTTGTAAAAAGGATGTCAAACTTCTCCTTGCTACTGTCCAAATTGCCAAACTCACATTTCAGCGCAGTCCTAGTGACCACCTGTTGAAAGCCTCCTCAAGCCCCATAAAGCAGCTATGAAAGATTTAATTTGCTATGCAGTACAGCCAACATATCATTTCCTCCAGGCTAAGTCTCTTGATTCCCTGAGGTCTTTTCTACAGCACACAGCATAGTGACAGGTTGGCAGTGCAGGGCAGTACCACGCAGAGACACTGGCTCTGGTCCCAAGATCAGCAGAACTGGTGGCAGGACATTACACTAGACCTAATTAACCCTCCTTCGTAGCAAACTCAAAGATCTCGTTTCTACAATCTCTTACACTctcttgcttgtttttcatcATCTTAGGGAGAGAAGCTGTAACTAAGATAACTAAATAGATTTTTCCAAATGGTCATACATTTTTTAGAATTTCAGGCTGAAAATTTTGGGGTTGAAATTTTTCAGGAGTAGCTCACCAAGAGCAGTGACAATAGTTTCTTCTGCCAGGTTTGTACCAGAGGGGTGACAGAGCTGAATTAAGTATCTATTGTTTTGTCTCTGTATGTAAAGAAGCTTTACATAGATGCCATTTCCATTATTATGTCTTTAGCatttagaattatttatttatttatttttgtcacctTTGACATAGAAGAGAATTCCCTGgtgtcaatttttattttatagaggAAAACAGAGAGCAGAAAATCCATAAAAACATGATAGTATGCAATAAAGACATATAAACTATGAAGAATTGGAAAAATGGAGATCAAATTAAAGCAATGAAATACATACATGTTAAACAAcccattatttttttgtacagATTAAAAAGTGGAggaatttttcttcagatacGTTATTCTTTCTTCGGGCTTATGAAAGTCAATGAGTTCCCATTTAGATTTGAGTCTGTGAATATGCAAGCACATCTCTCACTAAATCTAGCTGCACTGTTTGTGCATGTTTTGGCAGAGGTTAAAAATGAGAGTACATTATACTCTCATTTGTACATTTTTGGTCCAgagcttcattttatttctgctgcagtgcaCAAAGAATATGTGTGCACTGCACCAGCTAATGAATAAAACTTTCATTAAGTTGGCCAGTAGTTCTGCTTCAGCAATGTGAGTTCAGTGCTCCCAAGACACTGAGAAAATACTTCAGTGGGCAGCCCATGCCAAGGCATGCAtcttaacattttaaaactaaagtaCATCCGCACACATCCACAGCCATGCAACAAACACAAGTCTGCCAGAAGCATATATGCAAAGACGTGTGTACAGATACCCAGGGCAGCACAAATGTACATACAATACTCTTGGGACATCTATTTTCACACTTACAGTGGCAGGTCCTCCATCCAGCTGCCTTCCACCATGATTGGACACAATAATTCCTTGAGCTCCATGCCTCACTGCCAGCTCTGCGTCTTCTTTTGTCAAGATGCCTTTGATGATGATAGGCAGGCGAGTCAGGCTCTGCAGCCAGTAAATATCGTTCCAGGTGACTGAAGGATCCAAGCTGTTGGGTGGCAGTCCGTACTCAGAACAGTCATCTCCCTGTAGCCATAGGACAGCAAAAAACCTCATCTAAGCTGTAACAATACAGAGACTTGAagtcttttccttccctccctggaGGAGGTGCGTGAAACTTGCTAGCAATCACATTCATCAGCTCCATAAAGCATGTATCTCTGGATGACAATAATAATGGGGATGGAAATCAGTGCCTCTAAGGAAGCTGTACTGGGATGTTAAAACCAGAAGCCAGGCTGGCAGAAGGTCAAGCCAGAATGCTGCAGAAACAGGAGGGGAGAAGATTCGCTTTGGACTCAGCAGATGCCAAAGCAGCAGTTACCTGGTGGTTCTGTCGCATGTGGTGCACACCAGTACAGTGAATGAAAGAACAAGATCATTTTGCCAACCTCAAAGGCTCCCTCCAAGTTCTTCAGCTTCATGTGGGGAGGAAGCCGGAAACCATTACGGACATCATCACGTCTTTTGCCTGTGTAGGGCAGATCTGCGGTGAGGACGAGGCCCTGGAAGCCCAAGGCCTCAGCCCGTTGGACCAGCTGCTGAGAAACTGCCCTGTTGCGGTGGATGTAGAGCTGGAACCATCGGAAACCCCCAGGGGCAGCCGCAGAGATCTCCTCCAGCGTGCAGGTGGAGTACGTGCTGGCAATGTAGCAGGTGTTCATGGCATTGGCCGCTTTGGGAGGTatggaaaaataatcagaataaAGGTCAATTTGAACAGTCCCACCAGACAATGGGTGTGATATTTTTTATACATTGTTTACAGAGAACACCTGAACTCTTGTTGTATGTATATCCTACCAAACACAGAACTCTGTGAGTTGGCCAGTACACCTCAGGGCTTACAACTGGCTGTATTTGCCTTATGCTGTTGCAGGGCCATGACTAAGAAATTCAGGTAAATTACCAACTGTTGctttcattttggaaacagcGTTTTAAAAACCACTAAATATCAGCGTTTCACAACCACTTCCTCACAGGAATGCATAGTCTAATGCTTTCAATGTACACAGAAATGCACGCaggaaaaaagatatttctaGGGGTCAGCTCTCCAAGTTTAACAAATGATTAGGCAAGAGAGGTTCTGCTTTTCTCCAAGCACATTTGTGTCCTTTCTAGAGGCTATGGCATTGAGGAACTGTGTGGTTCTTTGGCGTAACTCAGAAATGGTGTCTACGGTCTCTGTCTAAGTTTGCAGCAGCTTCCATGGGGCTGATCTGGTGTTACTAGAAGCTGGAGAAGTATAGCAATATACAGCTTCCCATGCACTCTGTGTCACCAGACCCAAGTGGGTTATCCACATGACGTGATGGGTCATCCACAAACAGGCTGTCAGAAGGTTTGCTTCTTTGAGCCCGGACACTTTGCTCAGTCACACTTCAAATTATCCTAATGGCTtctctgctgcagagctggaaaaacatatttattttttttccacaaactaCTTTTCGGTacaaaacagcaaagcagaagagTACCTCTGGCTGTGCTTTTCTCTCCATCGGGCCATGCTAGCTGGTGGAAGCCAGTGGGGGCAAttcctacaggaaagctgattTCAGTCCCCAGGAGTTTAGTCCTTGTGTCCATCACGGATACGTCCCGCAGCATACGTGGCCGGAAATGAATTCTGTAAGGCAATAGCAATA encodes the following:
- the HAO2 gene encoding 2-Hydroxyacid oxidase 2 isoform X2, whose protein sequence is MLRDVSVMDTRTKLLGTEISFPVGIAPTGFHQLAWPDGEKSTARAANAMNTCYIASTYSTCTLEEISAAAPGGFRWFQLYIHRNRAVSQQLVQRAEALGFQGLVLTADLPYTGKRRDDVRNGFRLPPHMKLKNLEGAFEGDDCSEYGLPPNSLDPSVTWNDIYWLQSLTRLPIIIKGILTKEDAELAVRHGAQGIIVSNHGGRQLDGGPATIDALSEVVEAVQGRIEVYLDGGIRKGSDVLKALALGAKCVFIGRPALWGLAYKGEEGLQDVLKILHDEFRLSMALAGCASVSEIGRHLVQFSKL
- the HAO2 gene encoding 2-Hydroxyacid oxidase 2 isoform X1, translating into MAMVCLSDFEAYAKKYLPKIAWDFFAAGADECSTRDENILAYKRIHFRPRMLRDVSVMDTRTKLLGTEISFPVGIAPTGFHQLAWPDGEKSTARAANAMNTCYIASTYSTCTLEEISAAAPGGFRWFQLYIHRNRAVSQQLVQRAEALGFQGLVLTADLPYTGKRRDDVRNGFRLPPHMKLKNLEGAFEGDDCSEYGLPPNSLDPSVTWNDIYWLQSLTRLPIIIKGILTKEDAELAVRHGAQGIIVSNHGGRQLDGGPATIDALSEVVEAVQGRIEVYLDGGIRKGSDVLKALALGAKCVFIGRPALWGLAYKGEEGLQDVLKILHDEFRLSMALAGCASVSEIGRHLVQFSKL